cttCATTCCAACTGTCTAACCCTTCCTGCGGCCACAATGGTTGAGGCATTCTGTGCTACCTGGAAGCTGACTGAGAGCCAGAACTTTGATGAATACATGAAGGCGCTGGGTAGGTAAAAGGAGCTCCTGCTAATCAGCCGTTGGGCTGCTGAAATTGTTCCTGAAGTTCTGATCATGTTTTCCAGCACAGCTAGGTTGGAGAGTGATCGTGGGATTTGGGATTTTGCATTGGATTAAAGCATTTGAGTGATTTCTGAGCAGAACCAAAAAACGAATCATTGTCTAGCTGAGCTGAATAACCTGTGTTGCTGCAGAGACTGTGAAAGGGCTGTGGCTTTGCCTCCTCCGTTATTCCCAGCGTTTCATTCTTTATCAAAGCTAATACGATATAGATGTACTTTGCATGGTGGGTTTGTaagtgtgtgtaggggggagggggagacagagtAGTAAGGCTGtggtttttaaaactttattttaggAAAAGACAATGAGATCAACTGCATCAACAAAAGTTgattgcaaaaaagcaaacaggttcTCTCATTACTCTGGAATAATAAAGATTGCCACCTAAATAAGCAAAAAGTAACTGTCACTAATTCAGTGACAAGAAGCTGATGTACTACACTGTTGATCTAAGGGGTTCTCGTTGCAATATACTGTGTTTCTTAAGTGGGTACCTGACGACTCAGAAGTATATACAGAGAGTTAGAGTGTAGGAAAGTGGGTCGATGAGGTATGGATGACTGGGCAGAGAAGTGTAAAGTGTAGTGTGATAgtgaaaggaacagaacaggacgGAAGGTTTCACCTCATTGTTTGTTTGGCAAATAGGGTGTAAAAGAAATCAGGGTCTGATggatttttgtttccatttggtGGGTTAGGAGTGAGCTTTGCTACTCGGCAGGTGGGGAACGTCACTAAGCCCACAGTGATAATCAGCAATGAAGGGGACAAAGTAATGATCAGGACCCAGAGCACTTTCAAGaacactgaaatcagcttcaaACTTGGAGAAGAGTTTGAGGAAACTACCCCAGATGACAGAAACTGCAAAGTAAGTGAACACCCTCTCAGGCTGCAGCATTTGAAAAGTCTTATCTTTTGGTGGAGGAGGGACTAGAGGAATGATTCAACTTCTTTGCTACAGTTTAGTAGCACAGAAAGGGAGTGTAAGGAAAGGCAAGACTGCATCTTATTCCTCTAGAGACACAAAGTCATGTCTGGTTGTTATGACATATGTTTTGGCCTTCCAGTATGAAGGAATTCTGCTAGATGCCCCATCCATATTTTTGTACCAGTCGCTTTAATCCAAAAATCAATTTAGGAGACATCCTTCTCAACTGAAATGAGGAAGGACATGCTGCCTGAACTTTGGGGGCTTTAAAAAGTTGCTACACCAGAGCAAATGTGAAATGATCATTTAAATGTCATTGGGACACACAAAGCAGGATTTATTTAATCCTTTTTGGACAAACAAGAATCAAATGgtcttttcattttaaacaaggaGGGTTCATGGGTTTGGATTTAAAATGACTAGAACTAGTTTATTATGCCAGGTTTGACTAAGTTTGTTGAAGAGAATCCAGTAGAGGCTATTGAATACATTCCCTAGAAATCTGAATAGTATCTGCTACTGTTTTAAGTTGATCCTTCTCTTTATATATTTTGATATCCCAGTCAGTTGTGACCCTGGATGGAGACAAACTAGTTCATGTACAGAAATGGGATGGCACAGAGACAAACTTTGTTAGAGAAATTAAGGATGGCAAAATGGTAATGGTAAGTAAAATGATCACTGAGCTCAGATTAACTATTTGTTTAGATCTATCGAGAACATGCTATTTTTATAGAAAATCTAGAGCTAGTTATGCATAAAGCTGGttgagaatttttaaaagttcaccTATAGATGTATTGCTGCTTTGAATCTGTTTATGGACAATGGAAAACTTTcagcatttttcaaccagctctagctaACGGTCTTCAGAGAGTGTCAATGACATTATAagacttttgggggaggggagttaaaTACAGCATTGTACTAAtcccaaatgaaacaaaatatactTCTAGAACTTCAAAAATATGTACTATTTGATTAAATGTGCATTAATCCATTTTACACAGCTAGTACTTTAGATcactaaaataaaattattatactTCCATATACAACTAGTTACTTAGAATAAGTATTTCTCTAGGGTAATATATCTTGAggatttttgcatttaataatgAATGGATATTCCTCCTTAGATTATTTTCCAAAGTGATGACCAGAAGAGGTTCATGTAAAGAGTAATCTTTTATGCTTTTAACCCACCTACCTCCAGTGATGCTTTGAGAACAGGATTATAATGTTGTGGCagtcagggccgtccttacccatatgcaaactaTGCAGcagtgtagggcaccaggaaatctggggcaccaaattgccccaaattttgTGGTGATCTACGGAGCTGCATGCTACTCCAGCGGCCAGCCAGATCCCCCAGCCAGCTGAGccagccaggaaagctgcccccggtcccactccaccccttcctcatagcccccgcccctgctctgcccccacccccactccagccccgccccacccccactccatccctgaCCCTGAGCTACGTCCCGGGGGACTGCAGCAGAGGTCGGGcatgccctgcactcaccgggcgGCTGGAAGTGGagccggtgagtgctgggaggcggctcccctctgccccccaagtcgcaaggctgggagccaggggagcagagcggagcaggctggggcccggtcactccacttcccaccacCCTGTGAGTGCGGGGTTGAGCCCGCCCTGCAATCactgggcagcaggaagtggagcggCCTGGCCCCAACCctctccactccgccagctcgtGCTGGAAGGCggttttcccccctttcccccaagcctgctcctgcccaccACAGACCTTGGGCGCAGtgccccccccattcctcccacgGAGGACTGGGGATGTCCCCCCacacggaggcctggggccaaccccacccccccaaggtggggctgcgtagggcaccaaaatgtctagggatggccctggcagTGATACTAAAGCTATGGCTGAAAAGTGCACGTTCTAAACCCTTACaacactgggtgtgtgtgtgtgtgtgtgtggaaatgtaGCCTCTGGGCTGAAATTTATCACTTTTGTTCTTGGCATGAAAAAGAAGTATGTTCAGCTACTTTACTTTCTGTTACCTGGCCATTGGAGAATCAGTCTTTAACTATTGTTTTTGTTCAgatgcgcgctctctctctctcttcgtgCGTGGAGAATTCCAAATAGCTTAAACTTAAAAATGCAGACACAATCTGTAGTTGAGAAATGtgtgttcttttgtttgttaTAAAGCAAGTAACAATGGTATTTGCCCGTGTGCAGCAAACTATTTTACAAGGAATTTGATCAGGAAAATTTCACTCTACCCTCttggcgcctctaagaggcaatataTTGGGAGGTCCATACATTAGAATTACCAGCCATATTCAGTGGTTACATATACATCAGTGGACATGGTACATTTATTTGAACACTTGATTCCCTTTACATATACCCCCTACATATAATAAGTATTGCATATGAACTTCTGAAATATACACATAGTGTACTGCACATTCTGAAATGGGATCAGTGGGGTTTTTGTCTGTTGGCTTTTGTTTTAAGGAAATTGTTTTAATATAGGTTCAATGTTATGGCTGAGAGTTTAAATgcacaaaagttaggaaattctgTTTTGGTTCCCAGACATCCTTTATTTTGGTCCCCTTTCTGATCTATTGTATCATGAGTTAACCTGTATTGAAAACAGCAATAAGAAAGGTATGATTGCTGTGGGAACCACAACTCTGAATTTTTTCACTCAATATTAAGGGTGCATGAGTatgttttgtttacttttatatGATTGACATCCACTAGAACAACCTCTATAGATTGAGCAATATGTAGAAAATGGTTGAGACATGGTATGGCATTTTAACTTCTCTATTTCTTCTCCAACTTGCAGACTCTCACCTTTGGTGATGTGGTTGCTGTTCGCCACTATGAGAAAGCATAGAAGCTACCTGACCCCTGTCCAAGTGTTACTTCTGCTGGATGCATTTAACTGCCATCCACAACTGAACGTAGCTAAGTGACATgaacattactggcatgaaaggTTAATGAAGAGcttgtgggttgtttgtttttactttataCCATCAAATTGGCAAACTCTTGTTCTGTAAAGTGCGACAGGTAGAACTTTGCATTAAATCTCTGAAAcacttgtctttgttttttttacaataaaTGGAACATATTTGACATGATATGGAATGCAATTCAAactcaaaattaaaatgtgtttaaacccATGCTAGTTTTGCATTTAATGGACTAGTGTTTCAGTGCTTTGGATGGAGGTGATATGAAAAACATTTCCTAAATGGGGTTAATACTGCAAGGAGGGGTGGTGGCAGGATGCCACAGTTGGCTGGGCTATATGGGGTGACTTTGGTCACATAGGAAACCAGGTGTGACTTCACTCCAATTTAGTAGCTTCTCTTTGCTTGAGAAACTCAGAAGCAGCATCTTTGTAGTGCTGCAGTGGAAACAGAGAGATGAGAGGAAACATGGGTTC
The genomic region above belongs to Caretta caretta isolate rCarCar2 chromosome 3, rCarCar1.hap1, whole genome shotgun sequence and contains:
- the FABP7 gene encoding fatty acid-binding protein, brain, yielding MVEAFCATWKLTESQNFDEYMKALGVSFATRQVGNVTKPTVIISNEGDKVMIRTQSTFKNTEISFKLGEEFEETTPDDRNCKSVVTLDGDKLVHVQKWDGTETNFVREIKDGKMVMTLTFGDVVAVRHYEKA